Proteins found in one Lycium ferocissimum isolate CSIRO_LF1 chromosome 6, AGI_CSIRO_Lferr_CH_V1, whole genome shotgun sequence genomic segment:
- the LOC132059251 gene encoding basic leucine zipper 34: MSRQAHLPPRCPFQKKPLTCPVQHNPLPPRHHKSISQSFIVEEQPDWLDELLNEPDLNSSGIMHRRSASDSLTLVSLEGFDKFDETESNASCESDSSSKTNCIYGPNSPRGKSNITFEENAIVSALSEYVSPNPLQYLDRCVSVSGAARSESVGNASGGADDVGAEAKLMKRHPGQRSRVRKLQYIAELERTVNTYEAIESDLAAKVASLLQQRVTLSIENRELKQQMLRLQQEKVIVDAQYRSLRKELERLKYLARSRNGKLNTNFRLSAAAEMTGSDAAWQMLDFGKLDLN; this comes from the exons ATGTCAAGGCAAGCTCATCTTCCGCCTCGCTGCCCGTTTCAGAAGAAACCATTAACTTGCCCGGTTCAACATAACCCGTTGCCTCCTCGACATCATAAATCTATTTCGCAAAGCTTTATCGTAGAGGAGCAGCCTGATTGGCTTGATGAGCTGTTGAACGAACCGGACTTGAATTCCAGTGGCATAATGCATAGGAGATCAGCTAGTGATTCTTTGACTCTTGTTTCATTGGAAGGCTTTGATAAGTTTGATGAAACTGAATCAAATGCATCTTGTGAATCGGATAGTAGTTCAAAGACTAATTGTATCTATGGTCCTAATTCGCCCCGTGGAAAGAGCAATATAACATTTGAAGAGAATGCTATAGTTTCAGCATTATCAGAATATGTTTCTCCAAACCCTTTACAATATTTAGATAGGTGTGTTTCTGTGTCTGGAGCTGCACGATCGGAGTCGGTAGGCAATGCTTCTGGTGGAGCTGATGATGTTGGCGCTGAGGCAAAGTTGATGAAACG GCATCCTGGACAGCGGTCAAGAGTCCGTAAACTCCAATATATCGCTGAACTAGAGAGAACTGTCAATACATATGAG GCTATAGAGTCAGATTTAGCTGCCAAAGTGGCTTCTCTGCTTCAGCAACGTGTTACTTTATCTATAGAAAATAGAGAGCTAAAGCAACAGATGCTTAGACTTCAGCAAGAAAAAGTCATTGTTGATG CCCAGTACAGGTCATTGAGGAAAGAATTGGAAAGATTGAAATATTTAGCACGTTCTCGCAATGGTAAGCTGAACACAAACTTCAGGCTGAGTGCTGCTGCTGAGATGACTGGTTCAGACGCGGCTTGGCAGATGCTGGACTTTGGAAAGCTGGATCTCAACTAA
- the LOC132059250 gene encoding vacuolar protein sorting-associated protein 60.1-like, with protein MRRVFGVKKQTEPPPSIQDASERINKRGDTVEEKIKKLDAELARYKEQLKKTRPGPAQEAVKARAMRVLKQKRMYEGQRDMLYNQTYNLDQVSFAAEGIKDAQQTMSALKGANKELKGMMKTVKIQDIDNLQDEMMDLMDVSHEIQESLGRSYSVPDDIDEDELLGELDALEADMEIEGEGVPSYLQPDKEPDLDAEFNLPSAPTGHAPMPAGRANLQADDELGLPAVPHASIRG; from the exons ATGAGGAGAGTTTTCGGTGTTAAGAAACAAACAGAACCTCCTCCTTCCATTCAAGATGCCTCCGAACGG ATCAATAAAAGAGGTGACACCGTGGAggagaaaatcaagaagcttgatGCTGAACTTGCAAGATATAAGGAACAGCTCAAGAAGACCCGGCCTGGTCCAGCTCAGGAAGCTGTAAAAGCTCGAGCAATGAGGGTTTTGAAGCAAAAAAGAAT GTATGAAGGCCAACGTGATATGCTCTATAATCAGACGTACAACCTAGATCAAGTTTCATTTGCTGCTGAGGGAATTAAAGATGCTCAGCAAACA ATGTCAGCTTTGAAGGGGGCAAACAAAGAATTGAAAGGAATGATGAAGACAGTGAAGATTCAAGATATAGAT AACCTGCAAGATGAAATGATGGACTTGATGGATGTGAGCCATGAAATTCAAGAATCTCTTGGTAGAAGTTACAGCGTACCAGATGACATTGATGAAGACGAACTCCTGGGTG AGCTTGATGCTCTGGAAGCTGACATGGAGATTGAAGGCGAAGGAGTTCCTTCATATCTTCAACCTGACAAGGAGCCCGATTTGGATGCAGAATTTAACCTACCATCAGCACCAACAGGGCATGCACCAATGCCGGCTGGCAGAGCTAATCTGCAG GCTGATGATGAACTAGGGTTACCTGCTGTTCCTCACGCATCAATTCGCGGTTAA